The sequence below is a genomic window from Aspergillus nidulans FGSC A4 chromosome V.
TCGCACATtctaccatcaacatcattcTTGACGTTGCTATCACTATCATACCTATGCCGATTGTGCTTAAGCTCCACATGCCGGTTGGGAAACGTCTTGCGGTATTGTTCATGTTTGGCGTAGGCTTAGCGTGAGTCTAACACACATCGCTTCTACATCGATGCTTGCAGAACTAATAGTATGCAGGGTCACCATTATCAGTATAATGCGGCTCGTGGAAACAGTGGGATTCAACAGCACACAAAACCCAACAAGTACGTTCATGTTTGTTATATTCACCAGTCCAGCGGAGTGCTAACGCGCCTTACAGAGGATTTCGTCCCGGTGGGAATATGGAGTCTTTTGGAGTTCGATGTGGCCATCCTATGTGCCTGCATGCCAGCCATGAGAACATTATTTATTCGCCTCGTCACGAAGCCAACTGACACCTATGCTTACGGCTCAAATCGGTACAATTACAAGGTCAGCGGTGCTTCTGTTTCCCAAACTGCAAACAGCTCCCGTGCCCGGCAGTCGCAACACATATCTTCAAAAGCGCTCCCGTCCACTGTAACCACGGTCGAAGGCGTCCGACTAGAGCAGGAGTTTATTCGgctcgaggaagtcgagACCGAATCGGGATCTCTTAAGCAAGACACTCATAACTCTTACGAAGACCCGAGGACTCGCTCAGCGGCTCATTTAGTCCGCAAGGAGAGTTCTTGAACGCTACGTCAGTCATGTCTTTCTATATTCTTTTGGCCCAAGCGGCTAGGACACTCTTTATCATTTCATGTACATACTTAGCAGCTGGTGTATGAATAATGAAGGTTTTTCTCTTATCAATATTGCTCTGCTTTCGATTTATTCTGAGCCTGAAAAGAGTAGCTTCCTAGCCCCTTTAAGCAAGGCTCCTAGCTAAAGAGACTTTTATATATCCAGAATGATTCCGGGTGATGTCCAGACACCACCCCTCTACTCATTCGCCAATAAATGCATGACCGCTTTCCCGTGAACATTAAGCCTTCGCCGTCAAAGCATTATAATGCTCCCCAAGTCCATACGTATGCCTATAATAAGCCAACCAGATAACCCGTTTCgcccgctcctcctcttcaacatccccaGCCTCAATTTTCTCAATCCTCCCATCGCCCTGCACGACATTGATATCCACCCCATAAGCCCGCGCAATAGCTTGCAGCTCCAACTGCCCGCCCCATTCCGCTGTGAGCTTAATCTTCCGCGTGTAAGACTCCAGGGGCTCCTCCATGAACGGTTCGAATTCATCTTTGTGTTCAGCAATAAAATCCGCCGTCACCGCGCGCACGGCCCTATACCCGTCGTGTTTGGGACTTGCGACTGTATCGATCCGCGTCTGAGTTGTGGGTCCTATGACAATGCGTGAGGGATCAGGGCGCAGTCCTAGGCCCAGTTCGTCTAGTTGAGTTGCGACTGCGGAAAAGAGGCAGTGGCCATCTGGGTTTATTTCGATTTCTTTCAGGTTGAGTTTCTTGAAGGCCGCGTCCATCGCCTCTTGTTCGTTCCCGCGATGGTTCGTTAGCTGAGAGGCTTCCTctgaggctgcggctgcggccgCAGCTTGTTCTGCGGCGCGTCTGGCCAAGCGCGCTTTTTGTCGGTTGGGCTTTTTGGTACGAGTGGTTGTGCTCGTTGCGCTCGGCGACGATGACCCTGATGAAattgatgctgatgctgaagcagaatTTGGTGTCGTTGACTCTCCCGCAGTGCCATTAGGTGTGCTCCCCAAGTCCTTGGTATCTCCATTCGTCGCACTGTCGCCATTTAAACTTAAATTCTCCAAGTCGTCAACGGGAGGTTCGCTTTGATGTTGTATTGTCTCGCCGGTCAATTCCGCAATCTCTGCCTGATGGCGCTCGGAGAGTTCTCGTTGGAGCCGCTCGCATTCATCGTTAACTCCTCGGCGGGTTTTCTTGGTTGCggactttttcttctggGTAATGCGGGCTTGTAaatctttttgttctttgcGGTGGCGCGAGAGGAGGTCTTCCATTCTATATGGTTTGTGATCGGGAGGGGTCGTCGGGTATAGAGTAATGTTAGAAGCTGGTCTATGGGGTTGATTGACGAACGGGTATAAAGAAGCAGTAAAGAGTGACAGTAATAGAAATTTGAAATGCTATGCCTATTGCGCAAATGAAGTAGCAAAGATGGGCTGATGTTCTGAAACATTAAAACTCGTGCCCCACGATAAGTATCCCACTTTATTAATCGGGTATAGCGTGGTGAT
It includes:
- a CDS encoding deubiquitinase OTU2 (transcript_id=CADANIAT00003432), whose translation is MEDLLSRHRKEQKDLQARITQKKKSATKKTRRGVNDECERLQRELSERHQAEIAELTGETIQHQSEPPVDDLENLSLNGDSATNGDTKDLGSTPNGTAGESTTPNSASASASISSGSSSPSATSTTTRTKKPNRQKARLARRAAEQAAAAAAASEEASQLTNHRGNEQEAMDAAFKKLNLKEIEINPDGHCLFSAVATQLDELGLGLRPDPSRIVIGPTTQTRIDTVASPKHDGYRAVRAVTADFIAEHKDEFEPFMEEPLESYTRKIKLTAEWGGQLELQAIARAYGVDINVVQGDGRIEKIEAGDVEEEERAKRVIWLAYYRHTYGLGEHYNALTAKA